Proteins encoded by one window of Candidatus Binataceae bacterium:
- a CDS encoding aromatic-ring-hydroxylating dioxygenase subunit beta, which produces MARAQQDLVLRLEIEELYTEYAHVLDNFELEQWPAFFTDDCLYQIISRENRERGLPLALMRCESKAMLGDRVVTIRQTQMFAPRALRHLVSSLRIAPATDDGVDVQANYTVLQTLVDDETRILSAGRYIDRLVRDGDVLKFKSRTCVYDTVMVPNSLIYPL; this is translated from the coding sequence ATGGCCCGTGCGCAGCAGGATCTAGTCTTGCGGCTCGAAATCGAAGAGCTATACACCGAGTACGCTCACGTGCTCGACAACTTCGAGCTGGAGCAGTGGCCCGCGTTCTTCACCGACGATTGCCTCTATCAAATCATCTCGCGCGAGAATCGCGAGCGCGGGTTGCCGCTTGCGCTGATGCGATGCGAGAGCAAGGCGATGCTCGGCGACCGCGTGGTGACAATCCGCCAGACCCAGATGTTCGCGCCGCGCGCGCTGCGCCATCTGGTCAGCTCGCTTCGGATCGCGCCCGCGACGGACGACGGCGTCGATGTGCAGGCCAACTATACCGTGCTGCAAACCCTGGTCGACGACGAAACCCGCATCCTGAGCGCCGGCCGCTATATCGATCGGCTCGTGCGCGACGGCGACGTGCTCAAATTCAAATCGCGAACCTGCGTGTACGACACCGTCATGGTGCCGAACTCGCTCATCTATCCGCTATGA
- the dapA gene encoding 4-hydroxy-tetrahydrodipicolinate synthase, translating to MLALNKNFLRGSYPPLVTPFRAGAVDYDAYARMLERQVAEGSHGIVVNGTTAEPSTLGLEERNELVRLAVETARGRIPVVAATGSQSHADTVELTAAAEKAGADAVLVVTPYFIRPPQRGLVEYYADIGRRTRLPMMIYHIPGRAAVNVEAATIERIAERAPNLVGMKHAANDLALVTQVLARMGNDFRIFVGLEELSFPMMAIGACGLMNAVGNLKPRALAQMCEDVFAGRLAPARAAHDALFELNQAIFFDTNPIPLKYMMKRIGLLETEEHRLPMMPATPEVAARLDGVLMRAGLMEAN from the coding sequence ATGCTCGCGCTGAACAAGAACTTCCTGCGCGGCTCGTATCCGCCGCTGGTCACGCCCTTTCGCGCCGGCGCGGTGGATTACGACGCCTATGCGCGGATGCTCGAGCGCCAGGTGGCCGAGGGCTCGCACGGGATCGTGGTCAACGGCACGACGGCGGAGCCGAGCACGCTCGGCCTCGAGGAGCGCAACGAGCTGGTGCGGCTGGCGGTCGAGACCGCGCGCGGGCGAATCCCGGTGGTGGCGGCGACCGGCTCCCAGTCGCACGCCGACACGGTCGAGCTTACGGCGGCCGCGGAAAAAGCGGGCGCCGACGCGGTCCTGGTCGTCACGCCGTACTTCATCCGGCCGCCGCAGCGCGGCCTGGTCGAATACTACGCCGATATCGGACGGCGCACGCGGCTGCCGATGATGATTTACCACATCCCCGGACGCGCGGCGGTCAACGTTGAAGCCGCGACCATCGAGCGTATCGCCGAACGCGCGCCCAACCTGGTCGGGATGAAGCACGCGGCCAACGATCTGGCGCTGGTCACGCAGGTGCTCGCGCGGATGGGCAATGACTTTCGCATCTTCGTCGGGCTCGAAGAGCTGAGTTTTCCGATGATGGCGATCGGCGCCTGCGGGCTGATGAATGCGGTGGGCAATCTGAAGCCGCGAGCGCTCGCGCAGATGTGCGAGGACGTATTCGCCGGGCGGCTCGCGCCGGCCCGGGCCGCGCACGACGCGCTGTTCGAGCTCAACCAGGCAATTTTCTTCGACACCAATCCCATTCCGCTCAAATACATGATGAAGCGGATCGGGCTGCTCGAGACCGAGGAGCATCGGTTGCCCATGATGCCCGCGACGCCCGAGGTGGCGGCACGGCTCGACGGCGTGCTCATGCGCGCGGGCCTGATGGAGGCAAACTAG
- a CDS encoding aldehyde dehydrogenase family protein codes for MAHAGQQTIDQRELVASIPRDLYYVGGWHAAADGARTDIWSPSTGQSLGKVAWAGAEDVDRAVRAAHAAFYQWRDVKPLERAKILREVAALLRRHGRELALIDAADCGNPIAEMINDSAIGAASVEYFAGLVTEVRGSTIPMGPGVLNYTLREPLGVIARINAFNHPLLFAAMRTGAPLATGNTLIVKPPEQAPLSSLRFAELVGPLFPPGVFSVLPGGRECGAALTAHPLIAKVGLIGSVPTGKAIMRASAEMLKKVALELGGKNALIAYSDANPDKVAAGIIRGMNFTWCGQSCGSTSRAFLHESIHDAVLERVAAAARAIKPGIPTEQSTAMGSLISKDQFDKVMRYIGYGVEDGARLVAGGKAPQDPHLGKGFFIEPTIFADVTPKMRIAREEIFGPVLCMFRWSDEEAMLRAVNDVEYGLTASIWTRDLAAAHRTAARVEAGYVWINSSSAHYLAAPFGGYKQSGVGREESIEEMMDATQIKNVHVEFDA; via the coding sequence ATGGCTCACGCGGGCCAGCAAACAATCGATCAAAGAGAACTGGTCGCTTCGATACCGCGCGACCTCTACTACGTCGGCGGCTGGCACGCCGCCGCCGACGGCGCTCGCACCGACATCTGGAGCCCCTCGACCGGGCAATCGCTGGGCAAGGTCGCGTGGGCCGGGGCCGAGGACGTTGACCGCGCGGTGCGCGCCGCGCACGCGGCCTTTTATCAGTGGCGCGACGTCAAGCCGCTCGAGCGGGCGAAGATCCTGCGCGAGGTCGCGGCACTGCTCCGCCGCCACGGACGCGAACTCGCGCTGATCGACGCCGCCGATTGCGGCAATCCGATCGCCGAGATGATCAACGACTCGGCGATCGGCGCGGCCAGCGTGGAATATTTCGCCGGCCTGGTCACTGAAGTAAGAGGCAGTACGATCCCGATGGGCCCGGGCGTGCTGAACTACACGCTGCGCGAGCCGCTCGGCGTAATCGCGCGCATCAACGCCTTCAACCATCCGCTGCTGTTCGCCGCGATGCGCACCGGCGCGCCGCTCGCCACCGGTAACACGCTGATCGTCAAGCCGCCCGAGCAGGCGCCGCTTTCCTCGCTCCGCTTTGCCGAGCTCGTCGGACCGCTCTTTCCGCCGGGAGTGTTCTCCGTGCTGCCGGGCGGGCGCGAGTGCGGCGCCGCGCTGACCGCCCATCCACTGATCGCGAAGGTCGGCCTGATTGGCTCGGTGCCGACGGGAAAGGCGATCATGCGGGCCTCGGCCGAAATGCTCAAGAAGGTGGCGCTCGAGCTCGGCGGCAAAAACGCGCTGATCGCGTATTCCGACGCCAATCCCGACAAGGTGGCCGCAGGAATCATCCGCGGGATGAACTTCACCTGGTGCGGCCAGTCCTGCGGCTCGACCAGCCGCGCCTTTTTGCACGAGTCGATCCACGACGCCGTGCTCGAGCGCGTGGCCGCGGCCGCGCGCGCGATCAAACCCGGCATCCCGACCGAGCAGAGCACCGCGATGGGCAGCCTGATCAGCAAGGATCAGTTCGACAAGGTCATGCGTTACATCGGCTACGGAGTCGAGGATGGGGCACGGCTGGTGGCCGGCGGCAAAGCGCCGCAGGACCCGCATTTGGGCAAAGGTTTCTTCATCGAGCCGACGATCTTCGCCGACGTCACGCCGAAGATGCGGATCGCACGCGAGGAAATCTTCGGCCCGGTGCTGTGCATGTTTCGATGGTCGGACGAGGAAGCGATGCTGCGGGCGGTAAACGACGTCGAGTACGGCCTGACCGCCTCGATCTGGACCCGCGACCTCGCTGCCGCGCATCGCACCGCCGCGCGCGTCGAAGCCGGTTACGTGTGGATCAATTCTTCGAGCGCGCACTACCTCGCCGCTCCGTTCGGCGGCTACAAGCAGTCGGGCGTGGGGCGCGAGGAGTCGATCGAGGAGATGATGGACGCAACGCAGATCAAGAACGTCCACGTCGAGTTCGATGCCTGA
- a CDS encoding LLM class flavin-dependent oxidoreductase, whose amino-acid sequence MSIRRNAEDPRRKTNPLFNDRKLKLGTFSSNLSHGCAITTIDGVLQADWQSTLTLARLADEMEFEALVPVGRWKGFGGVSNFNGAGFEPYTWAAAIGAATRYPAVFATSHVPTVHPIMAAKQATTIDHVTGGRFALNIVTGWFLPEIEMFGAPQMDHDLRYDCAVEWLDIIKRLWTEDKEFDYDGKYYRIKKGMLRPKPIQAPYPVVMNAGGSEVGRHYAAKYCDVAFVIFDPDDRDGARARVRSYRELAQREYGRDLQLWTAAYVVQGETEEDARDFFDYYVHQKGDWVAVDNLVSTMGLNAKTLPPDTLRSMKAHFIAGWGGYPLVGTREQIVEELGRLSEWGLDGAVLSWPRYIEGMRQFKQEIMPLAKQAGLR is encoded by the coding sequence ATGAGCATCCGCAGGAACGCGGAGGATCCGCGGCGCAAGACCAATCCGCTCTTCAACGATCGCAAGCTGAAGCTCGGCACGTTCTCGAGCAACCTCAGTCACGGGTGCGCGATCACCACGATCGACGGCGTGCTGCAGGCCGATTGGCAGAGCACGCTCACGCTGGCGCGCCTCGCGGACGAGATGGAGTTCGAGGCGCTGGTGCCGGTCGGGCGCTGGAAGGGCTTCGGCGGAGTCAGTAACTTCAACGGCGCCGGCTTCGAGCCATATACCTGGGCCGCTGCGATCGGCGCCGCGACCAGATACCCGGCGGTCTTCGCAACTTCGCACGTGCCGACCGTCCATCCGATCATGGCCGCCAAGCAGGCGACAACGATCGATCACGTTACCGGCGGGCGTTTCGCGCTCAACATCGTCACCGGATGGTTCCTGCCCGAGATCGAGATGTTCGGCGCGCCGCAGATGGACCACGATCTGCGCTACGACTGCGCGGTCGAATGGCTCGATATCATCAAGCGCCTGTGGACCGAGGACAAGGAGTTCGACTACGACGGCAAGTACTACCGGATCAAGAAAGGGATGCTGCGCCCAAAGCCGATCCAGGCGCCGTATCCCGTCGTGATGAACGCGGGCGGCTCCGAGGTGGGACGCCACTACGCGGCCAAGTATTGCGACGTGGCGTTCGTCATTTTCGATCCCGACGATCGCGACGGCGCCCGGGCGCGGGTCAGGAGCTACCGGGAACTGGCGCAGCGCGAATACGGCCGCGACCTGCAGCTCTGGACCGCGGCCTACGTCGTCCAGGGAGAGACCGAGGAGGACGCGCGCGATTTCTTCGACTATTACGTTCATCAAAAGGGCGATTGGGTCGCAGTGGACAACCTCGTCAGTACGATGGGGCTCAACGCGAAGACCCTGCCGCCCGATACGCTGCGTTCGATGAAAGCGCACTTCATCGCCGGATGGGGCGGCTATCCGCTCGTCGGCACCAGGGAACAAATCGTCGAAGAGCTCGGACGCCTCTCGGAATGGGGTCTCGACGGCGCGGTGCTTTCGTGGCCCCGGTACATCGAGGGCATGCGGCAATTCAAGCAGGAGATCATGCCGCTGGCGAAGCAGGCCGGGCTTCGTTAG
- a CDS encoding AraC family ligand binding domain-containing protein, with product MSESKVRFVDRSGYVTPKPDLWPAIVISKEEIEAEVERLASLPPPANGRRRSLIVHPNENGTGLAPGIQVALDVLKPGERTKRIRHNSSQVNFCIRGRGHAIVGGRQINFSQYDVWNTPSLNVYQNFNDSDELQVRLTYSNAALLEKMNAHIVEENPPAEEIAGEAPAGEPDARRVNPFGTFPLNSDGAYLLPYEKLISPDVLESPVLFWPWRQVKEHLDKLQALGSSYVGRRLYLLYNPATGRTNGTTHNFFATMTVRPPHIVDKPHRHAAAAINYYFSGSGYSTVQGKALHWKAGDLMLSAPGWAVHNHASNDEPVYELTIQDSPLNIAMDSLMWQEDLKHPPRLLGSSYGFDTNRTKVA from the coding sequence ATGAGCGAGAGCAAAGTCCGATTCGTCGATCGCAGCGGTTACGTGACTCCCAAACCAGACCTGTGGCCGGCGATCGTCATCTCGAAAGAAGAAATCGAAGCCGAAGTCGAGCGGCTTGCGAGCCTGCCGCCGCCGGCCAACGGGCGGCGCCGCTCGCTCATCGTGCATCCCAACGAAAACGGCACCGGCCTTGCCCCGGGCATCCAGGTCGCGCTCGACGTGCTCAAGCCGGGCGAGCGCACCAAGCGGATCCGCCACAATTCCTCGCAGGTCAACTTCTGCATCCGCGGCCGCGGACACGCGATCGTGGGCGGCCGGCAGATCAACTTCAGCCAGTACGATGTGTGGAACACGCCTTCGCTGAACGTGTACCAGAACTTCAACGACAGCGACGAGCTGCAGGTGCGCCTGACCTACAGCAACGCGGCTCTGCTCGAGAAGATGAACGCTCATATCGTAGAGGAAAATCCGCCGGCCGAGGAAATCGCGGGCGAAGCGCCCGCGGGCGAGCCCGACGCGCGCCGCGTCAACCCGTTCGGCACGTTTCCGCTCAACAGCGACGGCGCCTACCTGCTGCCCTACGAGAAGCTGATCAGCCCCGACGTGCTCGAGTCGCCGGTGTTGTTCTGGCCGTGGCGCCAGGTCAAGGAGCATCTGGACAAATTGCAGGCGCTCGGCTCGTCCTACGTCGGACGGCGCCTGTACCTGCTGTATAACCCGGCGACCGGCCGCACCAACGGCACCACGCACAATTTCTTCGCGACCATGACCGTGCGTCCGCCGCATATCGTCGACAAGCCGCATCGCCACGCCGCCGCCGCGATCAATTACTACTTCTCCGGCAGCGGCTACAGCACCGTGCAGGGCAAGGCGCTGCACTGGAAGGCGGGCGATCTGATGCTGTCGGCGCCGGGATGGGCGGTGCACAACCACGCCTCGAACGACGAACCGGTGTACGAACTGACTATTCAGGACAGCCCGCTCAATATCGCGATGGATTCGCTGATGTGGCAGGAAGACCTCAAGCATCCGCCGCGGCTTCTAGGTTCGAGCTACGGCTTCGATACCAACCGGACCAAAGTCGCTTAG
- a CDS encoding aromatic ring-hydroxylating dioxygenase subunit alpha: protein MEAVERKPPGNSYRWPAEGLGRVPYWVYSDPEVYAREQMRIFSGPYWNYVALEAEIPNPGDFVRSHVGERSVVVVRDKSGTVNVMLNRCAHRGVQFCRANWGNTRSFTCPYHQWSYDLKGNLTGVPFRRGVNGNGGMPEDFDPAKNGLTSLSVASRNGVIFASFASTVPPLEEYLGPAMLGYFDRVFDGRALRVLGYSRQRIPANWKLMFENIKDPYHASLLHVFLVTFGLFRADQPSAVKMDASGMHCVLTSSKGEQKLNETTMEMKNFRADFKLKDPRLLDPVREFSGSATVVMQTLWPNIIIQQQSNTLAMRQLVPRGPELFDLMWTFFGYADDTPEMTQRRLRQANLMGPAGLVSIDDGEVMEFSQQGVRQRPGDAGILEMDGRGTDDREHMVTEAAIRAFYKHYREVMEF from the coding sequence GTGGAAGCAGTCGAGCGCAAACCTCCCGGGAACTCCTATCGCTGGCCGGCGGAGGGTCTGGGCCGGGTTCCGTACTGGGTCTATTCCGATCCCGAGGTTTACGCGCGCGAGCAGATGCGGATCTTCTCGGGGCCGTACTGGAACTACGTCGCGCTCGAGGCCGAAATTCCCAACCCGGGAGATTTCGTCCGCAGCCACGTTGGCGAGCGCTCGGTAGTCGTGGTCCGCGACAAGAGCGGCACCGTCAACGTGATGCTCAACCGCTGCGCCCATCGCGGCGTCCAGTTCTGCCGCGCCAACTGGGGCAACACCCGCTCCTTCACCTGTCCGTACCATCAGTGGAGCTACGACCTTAAGGGCAATCTCACCGGCGTGCCGTTTCGCCGCGGGGTGAACGGGAACGGCGGGATGCCCGAGGATTTCGACCCGGCGAAGAACGGACTCACCTCTCTCAGCGTGGCGTCTCGCAACGGCGTCATCTTCGCGAGCTTCGCTTCCACCGTGCCGCCGCTCGAGGAATACCTGGGCCCGGCGATGCTCGGCTACTTCGATCGCGTCTTCGACGGGCGAGCGCTGCGCGTGCTCGGCTATTCGCGCCAGCGTATTCCCGCCAACTGGAAGCTGATGTTCGAGAACATCAAGGATCCCTATCACGCGAGCCTCCTTCACGTCTTCCTGGTCACCTTCGGCCTCTTCCGCGCCGACCAGCCCTCGGCGGTGAAGATGGATGCGAGCGGGATGCATTGCGTGCTCACCTCGAGCAAGGGCGAACAGAAGCTCAACGAAACCACCATGGAGATGAAGAATTTCCGCGCCGACTTCAAGCTCAAGGACCCGCGCCTGCTCGACCCGGTGCGTGAGTTTTCCGGCTCGGCCACCGTGGTGATGCAGACGCTGTGGCCCAACATCATCATCCAGCAGCAATCCAACACGCTCGCGATGCGCCAGCTGGTGCCGCGCGGCCCGGAACTCTTCGACCTGATGTGGACGTTCTTCGGTTACGCCGACGACACGCCCGAGATGACCCAGCGGCGGCTCCGCCAGGCGAATCTCATGGGCCCCGCGGGGTTGGTCTCTATCGACGACGGCGAGGTTATGGAGTTCTCGCAGCAGGGCGTGCGTCAGCGCCCCGGCGACGCCGGCATCCTCGAGATGGACGGGCGCGGCACGGACGATCGGGAGCATATGGTGACTGAGGCGGCGATCCGCGCCTTTTACAAGCACTACCGCGAGGTCATGGAGTTCTGA
- a CDS encoding class II aldolase/adducin family protein gives MPEAAGVIDELVEANHILFDQGVVDGFGHASARHPHKDGRFLLARSVAPAMATAADIMEFDLDGNPVDARGRPLYLERFIHSEIYRVRPDVGAVVHSHSPAVVPFSVVSGVPLRAVWHLGGVLGEGCPIFEIRSVASAATDLLIRNAALGAALARSLGAGSVVLMRGHGCTVVGPTVRHAVFNAVYTEISAALQSEAMRLGAVTYLTREEAAAALACNAAQIDRSWELWKTRAKRRLQPQA, from the coding sequence ATGCCTGAGGCCGCGGGCGTTATCGACGAGCTTGTAGAGGCCAACCATATCCTGTTCGACCAGGGCGTGGTCGACGGATTCGGACACGCAAGCGCCCGTCATCCGCACAAGGACGGCCGTTTCCTGCTGGCGCGCAGCGTCGCACCGGCGATGGCCACGGCGGCTGACATCATGGAATTCGACCTCGACGGCAATCCCGTCGATGCGCGAGGCCGCCCGCTCTACCTCGAGCGGTTTATCCATAGCGAAATCTACCGCGTGCGGCCGGACGTGGGGGCGGTCGTGCATAGCCATTCGCCGGCGGTCGTGCCGTTCAGCGTGGTCAGCGGAGTACCGCTGCGCGCCGTATGGCATCTCGGCGGCGTGCTCGGCGAGGGCTGCCCGATATTCGAGATTCGCAGCGTCGCCAGCGCGGCGACCGATCTCCTGATTCGTAATGCTGCGCTCGGCGCTGCGCTCGCCAGGTCACTCGGCGCGGGATCGGTCGTGCTGATGCGCGGGCACGGATGCACGGTCGTAGGGCCGACCGTGCGCCATGCGGTCTTCAATGCCGTCTATACGGAAATCAGCGCGGCGCTCCAGTCCGAGGCGATGCGCCTCGGCGCGGTAACCTACCTTACGCGTGAAGAGGCCGCGGCCGCGCTTGCCTGCAACGCGGCACAGATCGATCGCTCCTGGGAATTATGGAAGACGCGGGCGAAGCGGCGCCTTCAACCGCAGGCCTGA